Proteins encoded by one window of Sphaerodactylus townsendi isolate TG3544 linkage group LG02, MPM_Stown_v2.3, whole genome shotgun sequence:
- the HOXD12 gene encoding homeobox protein Hox-D12, whose product MRRDPLNISRSSPPPTPSGIGGSLVAGGGAGDGGLGRTRDGAKFSSSLAGLLRGSLPGVIAARPRQGDAPLPAAMCDRSLCRPSYVGSLLNLPSTTDSFYFPNLRANGSHQLAASLPALAYPRNSLAWSPPAGHAFATPSPPPPYLAAAGNLPFALNPGKEASEGHHKPGGDPHCASKQEERSNRHSREGAASQPGGMLLAAAKGLKYEARGLPGPPAALLDADCGASGLKEDLKQAVNLNVTLQPPAAAQLNHRASLQDGLPWGPIHARSRKKRKPYTKQQIAELESEFLLSEFINRQKRKELSGRLHLSDQQVKIWFQNRRMKKKRAAMREQHPLALY is encoded by the exons atGCGTCGGGACCCCCTTAATATTTCcagaagttccccccccccaactccttcTGGCATCGGAGGCTCATTGGTTGCGGGCGGCGGCGCTGGAGATGGTGGGCTTGGAAGGACCCGCGACGGCGCCAAGTTCTCGTCCAGCCTCGCCGGGCTTCTGCGGGGCTCTTTGCCGGGGGTGATCGCGGCGCGGCCGAGGCAGGGCGACGCTCCTCTACCGGCCGCCATGTGCGACCGCAGCCTCTGCCGGCCGAGCTACGTGGGCTCCCTGTTGAACCTGCCCTCCACCACCGACTCCTTCTACTTCCCCAACCTGCGGGCCAACGGGAGCCACCAGCTGGCGGCTTCATTGCCGGCCCTCGCCTACCCCAGGAACTCCCTCGCCTGGAGCCCCCCGGCCGGCCACGCGTTCGCCACCCCCTCGCCGCCTCCGCCTTACCTCGCGGCTGCGGGAAACTTGCCCTTCGCCCTCAACCCCGGCAAAGAGGCCTCGGAGGGCCACCACAAGCCCGGCGGCGACCCCCACTGCGCCTCCAAGCAGGAGGAGAGGAGTAATAGGCACAGCCGGGAGGGCGCGGCCAGCCAACCCGGCGGGATGCTGCTGGCTGCAGCCAAAGGGCTCAAGTACGAGGCCAGGGGGTTGCCCGGCCCCCCGGCCGCCCTGCTGGACGCGGACTGTGGCGCCTCTGGCTTGAAGGAGGACCTCAAACAGGCCGTCAACTTGAACGTGACTCTGCAGCCCCCGGCGGCGGCTCAGCTCAACCACAGAGCCTCCTTGCAGGACG GTCTGCCCTGGGGCCCCATCCATGCGCGGTCGCGGAAGAAGCGCAAACCCTACACCAAGCAGCAGATCGCCGAGCTGGAGAGCGAGTTCCTCCTCAGCGAGTTCATCAACAGGCAGAAGAGGAAAGAGCTGTCCGGCCGCCTCCACCTGAGCGACCAGCAAGTCAAGATCTGGTTCCAGAACCGGCGGATGAAGAAGAAGCGGGCGGCCATGCGCGAGCAGCACCCCCTGGCCCTCTACTAG